The Pagrus major chromosome 5, Pma_NU_1.0 genomic sequence TGGTGGGTAGTCCAGGATGCCTGGGCGTTTGGAGGATTATCACCAAAAAGACAAAGCCAGACCAGCAACAGAGCTATTACCTGTGCACGGTTACAGAGGCAGTATGCATATACACAGGCAACATGTTCACATTTATAGCCAATATACTCTCTAACCCACctaatgtgaatgtttttgaaGAAAATGGAAGGACCTCAGCTCACAGGTTCAAGTTCAAATCCAGAGCCTTTTTGCTGGGATGGGACACTGCTACCCAATGAGCCACGCATTATCTGAAATCACAGGCTTAAATTTTCCTTAACGGAAGGCTCAAAAATGTTGTGCGTTTCCTCGGTACATGATTGAAAATGTAACTGTTCATTTCCCCCCAAAACTGTATAGGTCAACTGCTTTaaaatttcatatttttcagtgACTAAATTAGccctttaaatttttatttGCCACATTTGGTAATAACGTGTGCCTGACGCACTCCTATTTCTGCTGGCCTGATCTATGTTTAATTATTCTTAGTGTGGTCACTATTAAAGCTCACGATAAacgaaatataaataaaaatgaaaaacgttAGTTGCAGCACTAGTCATAAGATAAATGTTGTGGTGAACTGACACTGGGAAGTTCTGATGTTATATTAATTTTGTGAGGAGACAGCGTGCAGCCTTGTTAAAGAATATGAAAATTCATGGATTGTGGCTTACTGTATGTGGTTTAAAACTAACTTTAAACGCTGGCACATGCGGGGAGTTAAAGAGGGAGATCCTCGTTCAGGGTCAGCTTAGAGAGGCACAGGGACAGTGACTCAGTACTAAGCCTGCCTGGCTCATTTCCAGCTGCCAGTGGGGAGACGAATCAGGCCACcgccacacagacagacatcattCTAGTTTCCCACCCAGCTAATGGATTCTCTCATTCAGTGCTTGTCCAGTTGAATAGTGTCCAGAGTCCAGTTAGTCACCCACGAGCATGGAATCTTCACCTCTCTAATGTTGGAATAATCCTCGCACAATTTAATCAGCACCTTCTCCAACCCTGGATGATTGGTTCATCCAGATTAAGTCCACCTGTTGGCCATTGCCTGATTTGCCCTCATGCAGGTTCTGGAGTCTATTATCAGTGACAGCAGGAAATAGAGAGGAGGTGATACTTTGAATTAATAACAAGAACCTTGCTCCTCTGGATAGCATTACGTATGGCCTTTACATGTTATCTGAGTGGTTACTCTGTCAAGTGAAAGCTTGTAGCACAGACAGGCTGAGGTTCATGTTcttgcatttaaatgtcagaagaaagactaattatttttaaatttgttgaACCTAAACATGAAATCCTTCCTTTCTGTATAGGATTATGTGtaacctgcctgtctgtctctccaccagGGTAACTCTTGCCTTTACTGGTGTAGGCCTCCTTGTGTTCCTCACCTGTCTTGTTGGGCTACTGCCGAATGGAAGGTGAGAATGATGGTCAAGCGGGTCTGTTTTTTCATTCCTCAAAAGTATTCGCTCAGATCCCTGGATGTGATATGTGATCCTCTTACTTTGTTGTCTTGACACACAAAGTAAATCATGCTGTTGTATGCTTCTTCTTGCAGGCTGAAAAACTTCCTGAGTGAAAAGGTCCATTTGATGTGCTACAGAATATGTGTCAGAGCTCTGACTGCCATTATAACCTACCATGACAGGTAAAGGAACTACGCAGTAAATGTCATTGTTATTGACTCTTCATACATAGAACGGTAGACTTTTTCACACAGCAacagacttcctgtttacagtcCCTATCAGACAAGGACAGGATGTGTAAAAGGGAAGACACAGCATATGTGTGTTAGTTCAGGTTCTGAAAGACTTATTTAGTCAAATGAAAATGACTTCTGGTAATAATGTCAACAGAAGTAATTGAAGCAAAACAATAATCCATAAGAGACCCATTGCAGCCAGGCTGGTTTCCTCAAACCACATGCACTGGCAGTCAGCCACAAACACTGTGAGATTACACACAGTGCTGTTCATAGCAGCAAGAATAGTCATTTTGAAGCCATGGAGGTGACAGTATACCAGCCATATTAAGAAAACATTATTGTAAACCCTGTATATTCTTTAATGAAAGCATAATAAATGCACTCATATTTGGTTAGAActtgcaaactttttttttttggttctgttAATCTGTATCATAAAGGTTAGCATGAtaggtgctgctgctggttgatTACTTCTCTATTTGCTCCCCCCAGGACTTCCATGCAGTTTCTCAACTTGTCAATTTCtcaatttcttttctcttgcaTACTGTGCCTTAAGTTCTCACAGAAAATATTAATAgatatgtaatatattttttccttttatattAAGTTATCGCATGTAGCCACACCACTAGCACTTGGTTTAAAGTCTGTACCTTAAAATTCGGTTCAAAAAGTGTAGCAGTGCTGCTGTTGATTATTGACATCAATAGTACCTTTTTTccccactggtcaaaaatcccacttaaatcCGCTAAAATCAGGCTTTTGtttgcaatgggaatgtgtacactcagcatttacacccgggtcaattgactctgcagaaGACATGGGTTTTTCATCAGCTtggctttgatctaaatgtaaTACCCAGTTGAACACGCTAAATTGTGCCACGCGAAGTGATGCCGCGTTAGCAACATCCGCTGGTGGCGTTcttaaaaaaaggaaggaatttggaatgtggtctattgttgttttctcttctgttacaactgtttccggtGCATTCGTGCTGTGAAATGTGACATCATTGACGTCCATcgtaacgcttcagataaaacagacgggctgccttgccagtgggaatggggtcaataggcgaTTTCTAGCGGGTTGACCcgcattttaaaaaaacctgcgTAGACTCTTTTTATTTGGGCAGAACTCTGCACTGATGCTCACATTTGACAAGCAAACATATTTTCCTTTATTTGCTAATGTTTATCTGTTATTGTGTCTCTGTATTGgcccaaaaaaacaacatccacCAATCCCTACAAATGGTATCTTACGAATTTGATATTATAAagtattacattttacataagGCCACAAACATTTCATGAGGAACCATGTTACAACTGAtagctttttaaatgtcatgacATTAAGCAGAAGATAAGAACAGttaatctttttaatttaaagttatCATAAATTTGAAACCAGGGTCATATtaaataatagaaaacaaacTAAGCCGCTCAAATGCTGCTCTTCTAGCTCACATCGTCCCATTGTTCTTCTTTCTCAAACATGATCCACCGCAGATCTCTTCCCATGACAGGCCTGTGTGAGATTATATAATGTCAGATGAGTTATCCTTAGAGAACAGAAACCAAGGTGTGTTTGCAGTTGAAATGTGAGAACCCAGAGTGTGAGTATGAAAGTGAGGTGCCTGTGGCCTTGACTGTACATTCATATTCATTGCAGCTGACATATGAGCCCAGGTGAAGCACAAAGCCCTAGTCAGTAGTGCTTTCTCATACACAAAGCCAAGGCACATTCAGTCAAGCTGCAgccactttttaaaacacaaagccCAATGCTGTCTTGCAAGCACAAGTTTCATGTTCCTGAATGGATCCAAAATTGTGCTGTAGTATTATGGTCCAAGTGGATGTTGGTAGTGAGGAATATATGGTAGAGTAAGAATGTAAGAGGAACATAACAACTATTGACAGCTTTTATTGAGACGATGCCACATGCAACAGGATGTAGAGGAGGAAGTTGGTGCATTTATCTACTGGTATTTGCCCATCAGTTAGAATCTGTAATACAGCTGGAGTTGTTTCTGGTTAGCTGTAGTGCAGGTGTGACTTAATTTGAAATTGACGTATGAGAAGCCATGTGAGTGTGAGATCAACGGACATTGTTTGTGAGACTGCCCTCATTATGTGGATGGAAGTGTGTTTGATTAATTATCAACCCATATCTTTAGGCGCTAGCCAAAAAAGAAGTAGTTTCTTATAAGAACATGATTTTGCATGAACATCAAGATTTTACTTCCCGTTACTTTGTGAAGTTAGAGAAGTAAGTTTTAATAAAGGCGCATTTGTATCTTTTAATTCATTagggaaaaaacacattgatACAGATGAAGTACTCACAGTTGAGGCAAAGATCTGTATAAATTCTTATGTCTAAATGTCTGCCATCGAGGACTAGCTGTTATAACATGTTTTCCTCTCTAGTCTGGGGCTAAAAATACACAAGTGACACAGGAAgtgttgctctctctctctctatttaaAATTGTAACTCTATCTTTGGAATGTATGTTCAAGTCCTGCATGCTCCCGGGGTCAAACCTTTAACAGATCCCTATGGGTTGCTTTGTTTCTTCCAAGAAGTCTTGTCGGATTGGGcactaaatgtgtattttgacaCTTGCTGCTACCACACTCAACATTGTTTCAGCTAATAAATCCTCTGGGAAGTGCCTTCATGATATTAACACCCTTACCcttcctgtctcctcttttCCAGTGAGAATAAACCCAAAAATGGAGGAATCTGCGTTGCCAACCACACCTCACCCATTGATGTCATCATCTTGGCCAGTGACGGCTGCTATGCTATGGTAACTATACTGATGCCTACCAGGAAGCAACAAAATAGTAGACACTGATCACTCTTTCCCCTGGCAGCTacttcaattcaattcaaaaaactttatttgtccccggggggcaattcCTACTTGTTTGTTGGGATGACTTTTGTCCCTGAAAAAGATTTGTAtctattttaatgtttgtgttgtgtcagGTTGGCCAAATTCATGGTGGCTTGATGGGAGTCATTCAGAGATCCATGGTCAAGGCCTGCCCACATGTGTGGTTCGAACGCTCAGAAGTCAAAGACAGACATCTAGTGGCCAAAAGGTAGTATTACaacctttgtttttattgaatttttacTATTGTAGTTTTTTCCCTCAGTCTATTTGGGGGGAACATCAGTTCAAGCCATTgcaaagaacatttttatattgaaaTTGAGTGTCTGCTAACTTTTGTTTGTGGAACTTGGAAGAAATGTAGTTGGTGTTTCTAAATACTAATTTTATATGTTCAAGAATCTAATAATGAGATTTTAATACTTCTTGTTTTGCAGATTGAGTGACCATGTAGAAGATAAATCAAAACTGCCTATTCTTATTTTTCCAGAAGGTGAGTTTGTTTAATGATTTGGTACAGAAATGAAAGACTTCATAATCACATTAAAGTCATCTCGATTTTTCAAAGCCctcaatttattttttctctaaatCTCCAGGTACCTGCATTAACAACACGTCAGTTATGATGTTTAAGAAGGGCAGTTTTGATATTGGTGCCACAGTCTACCCTGTGGCCATCAAGGTGAGAGTGATACTGTGTTACCTTTACCTGCTACatgttatttcactttttatcaACAGTTAGTTTGAAATAATGCTGGTTTGACTGTTCATTGTGGTGTGTTTGATCCTCACAGTATGATCCCCGATTTGGAGACGCCTTCTGGAATAGCAGTAAGTTTGGAATGGTCAACTACCTGTTGCGAATGATGAGCAGCTGGGCCATCGTCTGCAGCGTGTGGTACCTTCCCCCCATGTCTAGAGAGGTGAGACTCCATGGTCTTCTGTGATGAATGAATCAACCAACATATTAGCAGAACAACTAATTGTTTTGTTGCGTTCAACACTTACAATTCGACTCATATTTGTTCAGCTGAACCCTTCGTTCACAACATACCATGTGATATGCATTGCGATccatatttaaataaagtttttatagTTGATAATAGCTATACATAGGTATGTCAATAGCTGTGTTAATTATTTGTTGTGATTGCTTGTTTGCCTGTTATCTTCATGTCAATCTTCTCCAACAGGAGGGTGAGGATGCTGTACAGTTTGCCAACCGTGTAAAGGCAGCCATAGCCAGGCAAGGTGGACTTGTCGACCTCTTGTGGTAAGATAAAACCCATTCAGCTCAATGTTTCTACCGCTTTCACATACAAACCCTGTGACTGACTTTGGATAATGAACATGCTTAAACACATGGCCGTCATACCAGACTGCAGTTatgagacattttgacatgGCATCGCAGGAAAAGCAAAGGTGTAatcattaacattaataatgaaaatctgCATCTTCACCTTGTGTTTTCACAAGCCGACAAAGTGCAGGTGGGTGATACGGTCACCCAGCTCACCTTGCTTTGTTTTGATTGGTCCAGTGTCTGCTGGTTTTCCTTCTACAGATATGTACTTTACGATATTTATGAACAGGATGGGTCACATTAAGGCTTACACCCTTTTttgtggctttgtgtgtgtcacTAGACACACAGGATGTCTCCTGGCTGACACctcatgaaataaaataaacagttgtACACAAAAACCATCACAGCATGGAGTTCAACTTTGCTGAACTGGTTCTGGCCCTGGTATCTTGTATGCTCACTCACTGCAGTGGCTTATTGGGCCTATTAATACAGCagagccatcgttaatgttttcgcttccacctgtgcttttcctgttaTGACAAGTTTAAAATCCTGGCCATGAAAAAGGTCAGTCTGTTGTTGTCACTGTTCTTACAGACTCCCCTACACATTGCTGCCAAATGCTAGAAATATGCCAGATTTGTTTACTATACAGAGACAAAAATGGTCACTGCAGCTGTTAGTGTTTCCACAGTGTTGTCATTTAATATAATTCCTTTTCTTTAGTTAATGCAACAACCATAACTTTgcagtcatttttaaatattctgaGCTTTATGAAGTGCTAAACATAAACAGTCACAGCAAATATCTTCTATATGTTGATAACCACATACTATAGAAATTTCTGCCTAATATTGTAATATGTTGTCCACATCTTTGACATATGTggttaatgaaaatgttaaaagcaGCTTACagaacaataacatttttttacagttgacattttgacttgtcaatcacaggTGTATCTAATAAGATTTATTATGCCTGCAATTACACTTCCATAGTGTGCTATTGTGCATGTTGACGTATTGACACCTACTGTAAATCAATCAGCACCAGCATTTACCATTACTGCAGAGACTGTACACGTGTATGATGTTAATTAGTCGAAAATAAGGCAGACAGCTATTCTTTTCTGATCACTAATTTGAAACTCTTTGTTTAGGGATGGAGGATTGAAGCGTGGAAAGGTTAAAGATACCTttaaagaagagcagcagaagcTGTACAGTAAAATGCTGGTGGGAACCCAAGAGGACCGCAGTCGCTCCTGAAGGACTTTTGTGGAGGTGAACTGGCTCAGAAACCCACTTGGGCACCTCTGACTGAATAGGCAGTCAGCAGGGCTCACATCCTCTCTATTGGAGCTCCCGGACTGGAAAATTCCCTCTCTGATGTCAACAGCACTCCATTTGGCTTCCTCGGTCACTGCCTCAGCTTGGCATGTTCAGTTTGCGTCGCTGTTACGGGTCATTCTGAGTCTGCTCCCCTTTGTTGGAAAAGCTCGACTGAAGTGCACAGTACAGGAGCACTGTCTTCCTTGGTGGCAGTCTTTTGAGGGAAAACTTGTATTATTATCTATCATTGAgttcctgtctttgtttgatagtttcaactttttaatttggattttactgtcatgtttttttcacactgtgttaAAGTTACAGACCTGATTATACCTGGGATGTAGAAGAGTTAATGTAGATAAAACCTTGTTCTTAAGCTAAACCTGTGACTGAGTTGGGGTTTTGCATGACTGGCTCCTGCCCATAATTTAGGGCACAATGCCAGATTTTGTTacatttcagatatttttaTGGGCTTTTttccaagagaaaaaaaaatgtattttatgctttgtgttttacattaaGACTTGTATCAACACATGCGGTCACTATAGGAGATGCAATGCAGGTGAGCTCTTGATATGTggtctgtttctgtgttatttCCATGGAATGTGTAAAACCTCATATTATGAAGTGGAAAGTGCACCCACAGTTACTCTGATGGAGGCAGATACTCCTGTTTCAGCTACTAATGCAGCATGACAGGAGTAAAAGGATTTAACAAAGGATTTAACAGTCCATTAAGAATTAACTTGGGTTTTGCTTTTAGCATTGTCCCATAAGGCCTATGGTGCATTTAGTGACGTAGGATAATGACCATTACAATTGGTCAGAATGACAATTAGCTGATACACATCCATACTAATACACTTCCTAACGGGCATCATGTTTTCATTGGCTTCCTGCTTGTGCAGTGACCATTCTGCCTAATTTATTTTAAGTGAAATCTTAAAGCTATTGTCTTTATTTCCCCCTCATCAGCGATCTTTTCTCCGACTTGGCAGCCACAGAGTGCAGCTGTAGCTTGGACTCCCATTTAGGCGAGAGTTGAGGAACATGGTGGACAGCCTTCAGGGCTTGCTCCCTCTAGTTTGCTGTTATCAGGGATCATCATTTAGAAAGTGTCAAATCTgttcatcaaaataaatgttcaagAATGTGACTCTACCTTTGACTCCAAggtttttatttgtgcttttcacactgtggatcacatttgttttcctttgatgCATAAATGGGTTATGAACTTG encodes the following:
- the LOC140996789 gene encoding glycerol-3-phosphate acyltransferase 4, with product MELFFNPFDNLVCILLGISFTVWFTLLLVFIIVPAIFGVSFGIRRLYMKTLLKIFEWATLRIERGAKEKNHHLYKPYSNAIIAKEPTSLEEEIKEIRRSGSNRDLDSASEFEMSDIFYFARRGVESIMDDEVTKRFSAEELESWNLLTRSNNNFHYISLRLTVLWGLGLLIRYGFLLPLRVTLAFTGVGLLVFLTCLVGLLPNGRLKNFLSEKVHLMCYRICVRALTAIITYHDSENKPKNGGICVANHTSPIDVIILASDGCYAMVGQIHGGLMGVIQRSMVKACPHVWFERSEVKDRHLVAKRLSDHVEDKSKLPILIFPEGTCINNTSVMMFKKGSFDIGATVYPVAIKYDPRFGDAFWNSSKFGMVNYLLRMMSSWAIVCSVWYLPPMSREEGEDAVQFANRVKAAIARQGGLVDLLWDGGLKRGKVKDTFKEEQQKLYSKMLVGTQEDRSRS